The Clupea harengus chromosome 5, Ch_v2.0.2, whole genome shotgun sequence genomic sequence GGGTGATGATCTGTGATGAGGAAACGAgagttcacatttacatttattcattcagcagacgtcgttatccaaagtgacttacaatactGTGCACATTTATCTGCATAATACTACAGGGTTTTCACCTACTAAATTAAATATTCAATTACATTCAAAATGTGACCTGTATCCAGGATCTTGGTGCTAACTCTTACATCtaaaacaggggttttcaaccgggggtccgtggccccctggtggtccgcgacggcattgcagggggtccgcgacatgagcctatgttgatcagttcaccattgattttttattgatttttataaattcgctttgatatttcaacacatttcaagattacacttgaatatcgtgaaaaatatcaaagaaattacactgacaagtaatACAGGccgaatatgtgcgcgggggagggggcgtggcgacggcggttagtgatctaccctgataactgcacatatttaagtgttataggcagaatatctgtgtagggggagggggcgtggcggcggctggcgatgtaccctgataatttcacatatttaagtgttataggcagaatatctgtgcggggggagCGTGCAGgtacatcagtgggccgcaaattactttctagtcagaatggtggtccctgggacaaaaccagttaaAAACCCCTGATCTAAAACAATGGCCTCATCTAACAATCTGGCAACAAACTAACATCAGTCTGACTCGTATCTAAGATGAAATAGCAAACGTGTTTTAAAGCAGTATGTAATGTAGATGTaatgggggggtgtggggttcAGACGCACCCTGTGGGGTCCAGCCGCATCTTCTTGGCGGGTGAGTGGCTGTGTGAGGGCTTGCGTACGGCTTGCTCTGGTGTCGGCACGTCAAAGGTCAGATTCAGGTCGATGTCCTGATCCTTGTCTGGGCGATTGAGGCGGGGCTTCAGTTCCAGAGGGGCCGGACTATAAATTATATCGTAATCAAGTTTAAGTCCACAGCaattgtttcattttcatttccaaaCTGCATTCTGGAGTAAAATGCTAAAAGAACAAAAATAGTATGATCATGAAGGTTTAAATGTTTGAGGTAATAGTGTAcgcattaaaaacacacacacacacacacacctctcaaacaCCAGCCGGCTGATTGCCTCATTGGTGCGAGTGGGTGTACTGAGGGTCTTCTGTAGGATTTCAACTTTCTTCTTCagactctaaacacacacacacacacacacacacacacacacacacacacacggtaaaaTGAGGACATAATAAAGACCGTTCTGAATCTACAAGCTGATGACGACATGCCAGCAGTGGtagaattatgtgtgtgtggctcctacCATGATTTCTTTGTCAGCGTTGGTCAGGTCCTTCTGGGCAGTGAGCATATCTTCTTTAGTCCGGGTCACCTCCATGGTGGCCTTTTGCAACTACATGACACAAAACAGTGTCCCAATACTTCCAAGtataacatacacatactttacTAAAGGTTAAACATGCTCTTCTTGCGGTTAACCACCCCACAAGACCCCACACGAACATACAAAcattctcacatacatacacagaaacacacacaccgtacctTGTTGTTGGACATGAAAACCTCCTTCCTGAGTTTCTCACTCATCTCATTGGTGGAGCGGAAGCTGCTTTTCAGGTTGTCATactctcttaacacacacacacacacacaacattaattAATCATCAATGTGTATAAGAGAAACAcaacagtatatgtgtgtgggccCTTTATTCATCATGGTTTTGTGTGATCGAAGTAGAAatatcatgtgtgtgagtgtgtatgtaatgtatgtgtgtgtgtgtgtgtgtgtgtgtgtgtgtgtgtgtgtgtgtgagtgtgtatgtaatgtatgtgtgtgtgtgtgtgtgtgtgtgtgtgtgtgtgcttacttcTTGAGTGAGACACAGTAGATTGAGAGCTGTTCCACTGCTGACTGGCCTACTCCCATGTCAGAGATCATGGCCTCAACTTCAGACCTCTGTCCCTGCAGTACCTTATCTagactacacacaaacacgggttcatacagacacatacacgtggatgaacagacacacatgtacagtcagacagacagacacacacacacacacacacacagagagagaaaaatagcaACAAAGCATGATAATGAGCTTATGCCAATTATTTACAATTCTAAGTACATATCCAATGTAGGTGTATTTCAGCTTGATGAGATCAGTTCAacaatctttgtgtgtgtgtgagtgagggatggagggacATCTACAATCTGTAGAGTATGAATCGGAAGTGTGCAATCCTCACTTTGTAcgcacagagtgagtgtgtttgagttagGTAATGTGACTGAGTACCTCTCGTAGGTCTTCAGTCTGACCCGTAGCTGACGCGCCTCCTCCTTGGCGGCCTGAGTGTCGCTGTGGTGCTTCTCCAGGTTCCTCAGCTTTTTCTGTATGGGCACAAGAGTTCTGTGAGAAGAACCAGACCTGGCTATGGTTCTCCCCAGGCTACTATCTTCACAAATGGTGTCCAATAGAGATGGATTAAGACTGATCAAGAATGCACAGCGAGTTCAATCACCCTCAGAAACTAAGGTTGTTCTATGCATGCAAGGTAATAATACaatgactactactactactactactactactgatgatgatgatgatgatgatgatgattgatgataataataataataatattatcatGACCTTGAATGTATGCTTACCGTTAAAACTGTGCAgatcatctctctatctccgaTCTCTTTCTTCAGGCGCTCCAAGTCCAGCTTTAGCTTCTCCACCATCTGTTTCAAGCTCTCTATCAGCTGCTGTTTGTCACGGCAGTCTctctctacaacacacacacacacacacacacacacacacacacacacacacgcttggtACATCACCAGTGTACAGTCAGGCATATTTGCTGAGCATTTGACTGTAGTTAAAAGACATATAGTATTAATAAAGACCTATGTATCTCTCACCTTTCGTGCTCAAGACAGAACTTATACGATCCAGCTCATTCTGAAAAGATGCATGAATAGAGCGCATAATCAAAGTTTAAATTAAATTGTTCCCTCCGATACATTTCAGTGTACAAATAATCCACATAACTAGCTTCCAGTAGAGACAACAAGAAATGTGtaaacagacaagacagactgctaagtgtgttcacacacacacacacaccactcacctgTAAATTCTCTGGGTCCACTgcacctccttcctcctctcttccaatGTCGAAAAACAGCTTGTTGATGATGTGTCTAGTGCTCACctgccacacatgcacacaaagataGCCCGTGTGTTGCCATGCTTTATGGTATCAGGTTTGGCGAGAATAGCCTTGCAAACTGCCTTCACTTATACATGGCCTTGTACTATACCTGTTTCCTGCACTGGGGACACGTCTTGTTTGGAGCTGTCTGAAACCACTGTTGGAGACTGTAAACATGACAAGCAAGTATTCGCTATGAGTCTACAGTTTAATCTCAATGAGAAACAATAATTCACATCCATGAAAGCTATTAACTTGCCATTCATAGTGGAAAGTATGACCACAGTGGATAGCAGCCACGTCTCTTGAGTGCTCAAAGAAATCCGAGCAGATGGTGCAGTATGCCCGAATAggcatttttaaaacaatggtTCGCTGGAGAGATAATACAGATAACGTTAGCTACCGTACGTTTAGCTTATATTACCGCTGTCATGAAGTCGAATTGCTGGTTACCTGGCAGTTAGCTACCCAGGTTATGGAGATAGCTATGTATCGTTATATCCGGTTCCGCCAGTCTAAATAATTATTGCAGCGTTACACCAGTCTAAATAATCCTAAATAAAACATCCGGATTTGAAAATGGCGGGCGAAAACTGTTGACaacatgtcaaaataaaagtccgtTCTAAAACTGTTAATACAAGACGCTCGTTACGAACGGTGGATATTTAAAAAGCCAATCATAATGTTATGTCTGACTGTCGTTTTTATGGTGACGTAGATTCTAATGTAAGACAGTGAAATAGGTATACATATTTCACTGTTATTTCGGTTATCATCTGCTAAACTGTTAAAAACTTACCATGCCAAGAAAAAGGAGTGAGTCCACTTGTTTTTCATAATACTAGGCCATGTCCATGTGGCATACGCAGCCTTTCAAGCGTGTGCCCCATTGACCTCTATAGGCGTAATTGACATACACTAATTCTGCAAAAGTTGTTAGGCTTGGGAAACTACAAATTGTACCCCTTCAATATAGGGGTAAATTCTCTATAATAGAGggtgtagaacatgattctGAAATAAAAAGGGGGGAATTGTCGTCCATGTCTCATCCACAGCCTTTCAAGTGTGTGGCCTATTAACCTTTAATTAAGTAATTAATTTACCATTCATTTACTACTGTGGCTCATGAAGATGtacaaaatatgttaaattatAGTTCTGTCATCGTTAAAGCCAATACATGTAAAGCATGTGGTATTTCATGGGAACAACTTATTGAATTGATAGCTGGTAGTAGCTCTGTTATTACAAACATGTCAGGTCATCAATAATAGTTCTTAGATAGGAAAATGCATAGGCCTGAGACATTTTTGAAGTTTAAGTAAGGAGGAAATAAGGTGTTTAACTGATGGTACAGAATGGTTAAATTATTCTGTTATTGACAATTACAAAGGTCCGTTGATTAATGAAGTTGGACATGAAAATGTTCTTGGAGTACCAGCAACATTTGAAAGTCTTATTATAGCAATTGTAATTGAACACCCATAAATGGCTGGGTTAATTCATTAATCTAATTATAATTAATCATAATGCTTCACACTGGGTATGTGCAGCTATTTACATGAGTGAAAAAGTGCAAGTAGATGGGGGTATTGTATTGGGGAATTGTCATCCGCATGGCATAGATATACTTTTGCAGTATCAGTGTATGTCAATTTGAACCCTACAGGTCAAGAGGCAACAAGCTTGAAAGGCTGAATAATCCCGCGATTGACAATACCCCACTTTTTATTTCAGAATCTTGTTCTGCCACCTTTAATAAAGAGATTTCACCCCTATATTGACGGGGTACAATTTGTATTTTGCCTAGCCTAACAACTTTTACAGTATAAGTGTATGTCATTTCGGCCTATAGTGGTCAATAGGCCCTGTGCTTGAAAGATTGTAAATGCCATGTGGACAACAATTCCTCACTTTTTATTACAGAATCATGTTCTAGCCTACACCATCTAATAAAGAGATTTGACCCCTATATTGAGAGGGTACAATTTGTAGTTTTCTCAGCCTAACAAATTTTGCAGCATCAGTCTATTGGACTTGGCATTATTATTGCATGCTATTGGGAATGATAATCCATGAGATGTAGTGAGTATCAGGCTGTTACAGGATGCAGCCGCTGTTGAAAATTGTCGCAAGAATATTACGTCAGACGCGCTCAGTCTAAGCGAATAGTGTACACGTGTACAACTAGGGTAAACATACGGTTTATTCGTACATGTGTTCGTTTGACAGTTTGATATAAAGACCAATTTCATTTTCAATAGGCTTTGCGGGTTCATGCCAGACGCTGTAGGAGTCGGGTGACCGCTTCCGCAATTCACAATTACAACTATGAACGGGGATGAAGAAGACGTTTTCCCTGTTGATGACGATTTATTTGAAGAAACATTCTCTGCAGATTGTGTCTATAAATTCTGTGGTGAGGAGTTTAAGATTAATCAGGCATTCAGCGCCAACCTAGGAGTGGCTGCGCGAGTTTGGGATTCTGTGAGTATAAAATTGTTGTAACTAACGTTAGTAGCCTAAACTTCtgatgagttctgttctgatgagaCAACTAATCgaaaatgtttttaattcaGGCTCTCCATTTATGTCGGTTCTTTGAAGAGAAGTGTGTTCCTTTGAAAGGAAAGAAGATAATCGAGTTAGGAGCTGGAACTGGGATTGTGGGAATCTTGGCTGCACGGTTAGGTAAATCATCCCAGACAAAATATATGAGCTAGGAGTTAGCTCATGATCTATGAACTGTATTTTCACAGTTACCCGGTAGAGGTCATAACTACCCCACCGTGTAATATGGAGATAATTTCATTCATTAAAGGCTACATGATATCTTGTATTTTCATGTACATCCTATATGAATACTGTATGTAACACTGTACTGTGTATATTTGTCTACACTGGCAAGCGTGTAGTAatattttcaagagataaagaTGAACCATTGACATTGAAGCAAACATTTACACTATACTTGGGTTACTCTCTTGTTCCTCAATTCTGTAGGAGCTGATGTTACAATCACAGATTTGCCACTTGCCGTCCCACAACTGCAGAAAAATGTGTCTGCCAACACACCTCCAGGGGGCTGGTGCTCTGCAGAACCCGCTgttgtccctctctcctgggGTCAGGATCAGGAGAACTTCCCCTCTGACTGGGATCTGGTGCTCGGAGCAGATATTGTCTACCTGTCTGACACTTATCCACTTCTCGTAGAGACTCTCACTCACCTGTGTAAGGATGGAGCTGTGGCCTACCTGTCATCCAAGATGCGCATGGAGCATGGAACTCCTTGTTTCTATGATGGCAACCTGCCACAGAAATTCCATGTTGAGTTGGTGCAGCGTGACCAAGAGCAGAACATCAGTATTTATCGGGCAACAGTGAGGAGAGACGTCTGATAGTCGGCTGGCCTCAGGGTTCAAAGGACTCCTCCATTTTAAGGTTATAACAAGATGGGCAGCAACGTAAGATCCATCACAAGAAACATTCCCTCAAACTTTTACTGACTTTATaataaaaaagtcattttagaGCATACTTTTACACAGTGGAATTGTTAATTAGGACTTTATCCAGTTGATTCTTTTTTAATTGTAGAGCttcatacagacatgcacatacaactGGAGTGAATATATTGAATTCATTGTTTTCATGTTGAATCATTCAATATAAAAATACTAAATTGAGGTAAATGAGCTGCACAGACATCTATGTTGGATTCAAATAAGAAACAGAAACCCTAAGAATAAGAAACCCTTGTTTTTACATTAGGTGAAGTTATCACTCGAAAAAATCTGGTCTGTAAGATTTACAATTCAAATCTTAGTTTGTGATTGGTGAAGGTATTGTGCCTCAGGATTTTCCAATGTATCACTAATTGTCTTAAAAAAAGTGCAATGTGACATGAATAAACAGTATGGCTGGTGGTTCCGTCCAAGGGCAGATCTTTTTTGTCCACACAGACAGATTTCGCTATCAGTGGCACCCTGGTTGCTAAACGAGTGCATCCTTTCATCCCCTTTTCCCCTCCTGCTCTGTGCTGATGCACTGCATTTCTGTTCAGAAAGAAAAGCCTGTTTGTTCCGCTGGGGAGTTTCAAAGAAAGCGAGAGCCACCCCCCTCCCCGCGCACTACCGCTCAGTGGAGAAAACAACAGATCCCTATCTACAGTCAAACTGTGTACTCTCTTCTCTAATATGACTATTAATGCAGTATATAAATACTTAACATGACAGTGACAGAGGTTGTACCACTCTTCGGATCATCATTGGGATATAAGTACAACGCTAAAATATATTAACCAAATTGTGCACTTATATCCTAATAGAAAGTGCCCAAGTGTGTGTAGGCATATTTTCTGAATGACAACCAGAGACCTTGTAGTTCAAGGCTTAAAGGTGGGCTTGTTCAAAAACAGGTCTGAGACGAAAAGACTTGTGAAGGCGTTGCGTGGATTGTGTTGATCAAAGAAAGCCTCCCTTGTCCATTTTATACACTACCATGAGCGTTGTTTATTTTGTTGGTTGCTCTCTCAAACCTCAAGTAATTTGGAACCCAAATTTTCTCAGTGTAAAGAAGTTCTCATATCATATCAGTCCCTTTTTCTCAGACATACTATATCACCACAGTGGAACATCACCACTTTTATTCACAGCTATATCCTCTGTGTAATTCCATTGGTTGAAGTCATTGGCCCAATAAACTCATGGCAGACATATCGGCTTTGTTGCTTCAACAATTGACTTCTAAAAATGCTGAGCACAGCATTTGAGATTGGCTGCTGGTTTATTATGCTGTGTCACATTTGTGTGGgtggcttggtgtgtgtgtgtgcgtgtttttgtgtgtgtatgtgtgggcgcGTGCACGTCTGTGTGAGCTTCTGTGTATCCAGATGCTGTGCATGTCACCAGGTCTACACAATAGATGTGACAtctttgtctgtcttctctctctctctctctctctctctctctctctttctcattcacacccacactctctgcTGTCCTATCACTCAAAAGAGACCTAGTGCGACATGAAGGGCGGCAGTTACCTCACAGACTTAATTAAAGAATTCCTTGGAGAGTCTGAACGTAAACAAACAACC encodes the following:
- the eef1akmt3 gene encoding EEF1A lysine methyltransferase 3, which codes for MNGDEEDVFPVDDDLFEETFSADCVYKFCGEEFKINQAFSANLGVAARVWDSALHLCRFFEEKCVPLKGKKIIELGAGTGIVGILAARLGADVTITDLPLAVPQLQKNVSANTPPGGWCSAEPAVVPLSWGQDQENFPSDWDLVLGADIVYLSDTYPLLVETLTHLCKDGAVAYLSSKMRMEHGTPCFYDGNLPQKFHVELVQRDQEQNISIYRATVRRDV
- the LOC105897843 gene encoding E3 ubiquitin-protein ligase TRAIP; the encoded protein is MPIRAYCTICSDFFEHSRDVAAIHCGHTFHYECLQQWFQTAPNKTCPQCRKQVSTRHIINKLFFDIGREEEGGAVDPENLQNELDRISSVLSTKERDCRDKQQLIESLKQMVEKLKLDLERLKKEIGDREMICTVLTKKLRNLEKHHSDTQAAKEEARQLRVRLKTYESLDKVLQGQRSEVEAMISDMGVGQSAVEQLSIYCVSLKKEYDNLKSSFRSTNEMSEKLRKEVFMSNNKLQKATMEVTRTKEDMLTAQKDLTNADKEIMSLKKKVEILQKTLSTPTRTNEAISRLVFESPAPLELKPRLNRPDKDQDIDLNLTFDVPTPEQAVRKPSHSHSPAKKMRLDPTGSSPSHSKNASETKKSHVKDDPTDPFLRNSILFRRKAFGSMLDPHSKPGVVRMGYDGLGGRTKFIQPSALSELRPLLMKAKRKKVSRPPMGKLPGSMTLDGFLE